The following coding sequences lie in one Arabidopsis thaliana chromosome 3, partial sequence genomic window:
- the LBD29 gene encoding lateral organ boundaries-domain 29 (lateral organ boundaries-domain 29 (LBD29); CONTAINS InterPro DOMAIN/s: Lateral organ boundaries, LOB (InterPro:IPR004883); BEST Arabidopsis thaliana protein match is: Lateral organ boundaries (LOB) domain family protein (TAIR:AT2G42440.1); Has 858 Blast hits to 853 proteins in 21 species: Archae - 0; Bacteria - 0; Metazoa - 0; Fungi - 0; Plants - 858; Viruses - 0; Other Eukaryotes - 0 (source: NCBI BLink).): MTSSSSSSGSPCGACKFLRRKCAKGCVFAPYFCHEQGASHFAAIHKVFGASNASKLLSHLPISDRCEAAITISYEAQARLQDPIYGCVSHIFALQQQVVNLQAELEILKQQAAQSMIFADSPTSENPNSYYGDTTKAPYHHDHQNIYHHHDQTHLVYQTGSSGTVQHGDATESSYHNETSSGMGEFSIYSDLEQHLNTFNQDHLKELQSANFGYISFS; encoded by the exons atgactAGTTCCAGCTCTAGCTCTGGCTCTCCTTGTGGTGCTTGTAAGTTCCTTAGGAGGAAATGTGCAAAGGGATGTGTGTTTGCTCCATACTTTTGTCATGAACAAGGAGCTTCACACTTTGCAGCCATTCACAAGGTCTTTGGAGCTAGCAATGCTTCTAAGTTGCTCTCTCATCTTCCCATTAGCGATCGCTGTGAAGCCGCTATTACAATCTCTTATGAAGCTCAAGCTAGGCTTCAAGATCCCATCTATGGCTGTGTTTCTCATATCTTTGCTCTCCAACAACAG GTTGTGAATTTACAAGCAGAACTTGAGATTCTAAAGCAACAAGCAGCACAAAGCATGATTTTTGCTGATTCACCAACATCAGAAAACCCTAATAGTTACTATGGAGACACTACTAAGGCTCCTtatcatcatgatcatcaaaatatttatcatcatcatgatcagACCCATTTGGTTTACCAAACTGGAAGTTCTGGGACGGTTCAACACGGGGATGCCACAGAGAGTAGTTACCACAACGAAACCTCCTCAGGCATGGGGGAATTCTCCATCTACTCTGACTTGGAACAACACCTGAACACTTTCAATCAGGATCATCTCAAAGAGCTTCAATCAGCAAATTTTGGCTACATCTCCTTCTCGTGA